A genomic window from Streptomyces broussonetiae includes:
- a CDS encoding cysteine hydrolase family protein — translation MTSDARYPPDETALLIVDPYNDFLSEGGKLWPRAKEVAEGIGLLDHMRTMLATARGCGFRVLIVPHHRTRPSDYRTWDHLSPTQRHVVSSQTFAEGSWGAEWHPDFEPREDELVVSQHWASSGFANTDLDFMLKQHHIRRILLIGMRANTCVDTTARYGQELGYHVTLLRDAIGSFSWAEMEATFEVNAPMYAHAILTTEEFADMVSDTVNEEPGGADR, via the coding sequence ATGACTTCCGACGCACGGTACCCCCCGGACGAAACCGCTCTTCTGATCGTCGACCCGTACAACGACTTCCTGTCCGAGGGGGGCAAGTTGTGGCCCAGGGCGAAGGAAGTGGCGGAAGGCATCGGTCTGCTCGACCACATGCGCACGATGCTCGCCACCGCCCGTGGGTGCGGCTTCCGCGTCCTCATCGTGCCCCACCACCGGACGAGGCCGAGCGACTACCGCACATGGGACCACCTGTCACCGACCCAGCGGCACGTGGTCAGCAGCCAGACCTTCGCCGAGGGCAGTTGGGGGGCCGAGTGGCACCCCGACTTCGAGCCCCGCGAGGACGAGCTGGTCGTCAGCCAGCACTGGGCCTCGAGCGGCTTCGCCAACACCGACCTCGACTTCATGCTCAAGCAGCACCACATCCGCAGGATCCTGCTCATCGGTATGCGGGCCAACACCTGTGTGGACACCACCGCCCGCTACGGCCAGGAGCTGGGCTACCACGTGACCCTTCTCCGCGATGCCATCGGCTCCTTCAGCTGGGCGGAGATGGAAGCGACGTTCGAGGTCAACGCGCCTATGTACGCCCACGCCATCCTCACGACCGAGGAGTTCGCCGACATGGTGAGCGACACGGTGAACGAAGAACCGGGCGGCGCTGACCGATGA
- a CDS encoding SpoIIE family protein phosphatase — MDREPAFFPDPTLGMVGLDSGGRITAWGGAASAILGYDAEAVLGRPASELLASDADRPAVVAAARRCRMGESVREALAVRHHDGGPVELLVRSWPVATGARDVHWHLCFAEMAKVRRWDTDRAVIEGLFAQAPIGLAVLDTRLCFVRVNDALERIHGIPRKESLGRRISALFPGPETDLMEARQRRVLETGKPLTTEHRASMTAAGEGHRGWSITSFRLVDPRGTILGVASAVVDVTERNRARDRLMLLDEAARRIGTTLDVTRTAAELADVAVPRLADYIAVDLLRGIALGEESGPGPVGGGAVLRRAAICSLLKEAPEASYPVGELITFHQATPQARAMADGRSVLLPTLEDSEEWLAQDPHRAGKMIAAGIHSVMVIPLRARDVTLGVAHFYRWQRPEPFEDDDITVAEELVARAAVCVDNARRYTRERHTAITLQQSLLRTTTPENSAATTVCRHLPAIGPTGVGGDWFDVIPLSGARLGLIVGDVPGRGIHAVANAARLGTAVRALAQQDASPDELLTQLDDIVTQAAEEAEHHPEAPTAGIGTTCLYAIYDPVSRRCALAGAAHLPPVLVKPSGAPHLLDLRAGPPLGLGGMPFETTDVDVPEGSTLALYTNGLLHGEGRHHDIDAALRTLCRTLTHSGNNLEQVCDTALDALLPSRAPHDDAVLLLARTHALGPDRVATWDLPPDPAIVGQARSLTSTQLAAWDLEELAFTTELIVSELVTNAIRYGRAPIQLRLIRATTLVCEVSDASSTSPHMRQAADTDENGRGLFMIAQMADRWGTRHSLTGKTIWAECGALSSTAARRPGRRDLRPFRRAR, encoded by the coding sequence ATGGATCGCGAGCCGGCGTTCTTCCCCGACCCGACGCTCGGCATGGTGGGGCTGGACAGCGGCGGGCGCATCACGGCATGGGGCGGCGCCGCTTCGGCCATTCTCGGATACGACGCGGAGGCGGTGCTCGGTCGGCCCGCGAGCGAGCTGCTGGCGAGCGACGCGGACCGCCCGGCGGTGGTCGCTGCGGCGCGACGCTGCCGGATGGGCGAGAGCGTGCGGGAGGCACTGGCCGTACGACATCACGACGGTGGCCCGGTGGAACTCTTGGTGCGGTCGTGGCCGGTCGCGACCGGCGCGAGGGACGTGCACTGGCACCTGTGCTTCGCCGAGATGGCGAAGGTACGCCGCTGGGACACCGATCGGGCGGTGATCGAGGGGCTTTTCGCCCAGGCACCGATCGGGCTTGCGGTCCTGGACACCAGGCTGTGCTTCGTACGCGTCAACGATGCGCTCGAACGCATCCACGGAATTCCCCGGAAGGAGTCTCTGGGGCGGCGCATCAGCGCCCTGTTCCCCGGTCCGGAGACGGACCTGATGGAGGCAAGGCAGCGCCGGGTACTGGAGACCGGGAAGCCACTGACCACGGAGCATCGGGCCTCGATGACGGCTGCCGGGGAGGGGCACCGGGGGTGGAGCATCACGTCGTTCCGGCTGGTCGACCCGCGCGGCACGATCCTCGGAGTGGCCTCGGCCGTTGTCGACGTCACCGAACGCAACCGGGCCCGGGACCGTCTGATGCTGCTCGACGAGGCGGCCCGGCGCATCGGCACCACGCTCGACGTCACCCGCACCGCCGCCGAACTCGCCGACGTGGCAGTCCCCCGACTGGCCGACTACATCGCCGTCGACCTGCTGCGGGGCATCGCCCTGGGCGAGGAGTCCGGGCCGGGCCCCGTCGGCGGCGGCGCGGTGCTGCGTCGGGCCGCCATCTGCTCGCTCCTGAAGGAGGCTCCGGAGGCCAGCTACCCGGTGGGCGAACTGATCACCTTCCACCAGGCCACGCCGCAGGCACGCGCGATGGCCGACGGCAGGTCCGTGCTCCTGCCCACCCTCGAGGACTCCGAGGAGTGGCTGGCCCAAGACCCCCACCGGGCCGGGAAGATGATCGCAGCGGGCATCCATTCGGTGATGGTCATCCCGCTACGCGCCCGGGACGTCACACTCGGCGTCGCCCACTTCTACCGGTGGCAGCGCCCCGAGCCCTTCGAGGACGACGACATCACCGTGGCCGAGGAACTCGTGGCCCGTGCCGCCGTGTGCGTGGACAACGCTCGCCGCTACACACGCGAACGCCATACGGCCATCACTCTCCAGCAGAGCCTGTTGAGGACCACAACGCCCGAGAACAGTGCGGCAACCACCGTCTGCCGCCACCTGCCCGCCATCGGCCCCACAGGGGTGGGCGGCGACTGGTTCGACGTCATCCCGCTCTCCGGGGCCCGCCTCGGCCTCATCGTCGGCGATGTCCCCGGCCGTGGCATCCACGCAGTCGCCAACGCGGCCCGTCTGGGCACGGCGGTCCGGGCCCTGGCCCAGCAGGACGCCTCCCCCGACGAACTCCTCACCCAACTCGACGACATCGTCACCCAGGCCGCCGAGGAGGCAGAGCATCACCCCGAGGCACCCACGGCAGGCATCGGCACCACCTGCCTGTACGCCATCTACGACCCCGTGTCCCGCCGCTGCGCGCTCGCCGGCGCGGCGCACCTCCCGCCGGTGCTCGTTAAGCCCTCCGGCGCCCCACACCTCCTCGACCTGCGGGCCGGCCCTCCACTCGGCCTCGGTGGAATGCCCTTCGAGACAACCGACGTCGACGTGCCGGAGGGCAGCACGCTGGCCCTGTACACCAACGGCCTGCTGCACGGTGAAGGCCGTCACCACGACATCGACGCGGCCTTGCGCACGCTGTGCCGGACCCTGACCCACTCGGGCAACAACCTGGAACAGGTCTGCGACACCGCTCTCGACGCCCTGCTGCCCTCCCGCGCCCCCCACGACGACGCCGTCCTGCTCCTCGCCCGCACACACGCTCTCGGCCCGGACCGCGTGGCCACCTGGGACCTGCCCCCCGACCCGGCCATCGTCGGCCAGGCCCGCTCGCTGACCAGCACCCAACTCGCCGCCTGGGATCTCGAAGAACTCGCCTTCACCACCGAACTCATCGTCAGCGAGCTGGTCACCAACGCCATCCGCTACGGCCGGGCCCCCATCCAGCTGCGCCTCATCCGAGCGACGACGCTCGTCTGCGAGGTGTCCGACGCCAGCAGCACCTCCCCGCACATGCGGCAGGCGGCCGACACCGACGAGAACGGGCGGGGCCTTTTCATGATCGCGCAGATGGCCGACCGCTGGGGAACCCGCCACTCCCTCACCGGCAAGACGATCTGGGCCGAGTGCGGCGCCCTGTCGTCGACTGCCGCGCGACGCCCGGGACGCCGAGATCTGCGGCCTTTCCGCCGGGCCCGGTGA
- a CDS encoding heavy metal translocating P-type ATPase, which produces MSSTLTRPPGTGAAHETVAPRRRTRILALSEARWAAAALVLFLVALPLYLTGGPAWSWGPLFAGVYVTGGWEPGWAGLQALKDRTLDVDLLMVVAALGAAAIGQVLDGALLIVIFATSGALEAIATARTADSVRGLLDLAPTTATRLRDDGGEESVPTEELRAGDTILVRPGERIGADGRVLDGAGDVDQATITGEPLPVAKEAGDEVFAGTLNGTGALRVKVERDPSDSVIARIVAMVEEASETKAPTQLFIEKVEQRYSLGMVAATVALFALPLLFGAALQPTLLRAMTFMIVASPCAVVLATMPPLLSAIANAGRHGVLVKSAVVMERLGQVDAVALDKTGTLTEGTPRVTDIRPLAGSGLSEDELLRLAAAVEHPSEHPLARAVVDAARTRDLDVPLVEGFTSAPGTGVSALVAGRAVAVGSPTRLLGAGTHRALAVATGLEEEGRTAVLVTADGSPVGVLGIADRLREEAAAATSALGRLTGSAPVLVTGDNPRAATRLADEVGITDVRAGLLPQDKVAAVKALAQAGRKVLVVGDGVNDAPALAAAHTGVAMGRAGSDLALETADAVVVRDELATVPTVIALSRQARRLVVQNLVIAAVFITGLVVWDLTGHLPLPLGVAGHEGSTVIVGLNGLRLLADGAWSRARAQLHQ; this is translated from the coding sequence ATGTCTTCCACCCTCACCCGCCCGCCCGGGACCGGCGCCGCCCACGAGACGGTGGCGCCCCGGCGGCGTACGCGGATCCTCGCGCTGTCCGAGGCCCGATGGGCGGCGGCCGCCCTGGTGCTGTTCCTGGTCGCGCTGCCGCTGTATCTGACCGGCGGGCCCGCGTGGTCGTGGGGGCCGCTGTTCGCGGGTGTCTACGTCACCGGCGGCTGGGAGCCCGGCTGGGCCGGTCTGCAGGCCCTGAAGGACAGGACCCTGGACGTGGACCTGCTCATGGTCGTCGCCGCGCTCGGGGCGGCGGCGATCGGGCAGGTCCTGGACGGCGCGCTGCTGATCGTCATCTTCGCCACCTCAGGTGCTCTGGAGGCGATCGCCACCGCCCGTACCGCGGACTCGGTACGCGGTCTGCTCGACCTCGCCCCCACCACGGCCACCCGCCTGCGGGACGACGGTGGCGAGGAGAGCGTGCCCACCGAGGAACTGCGCGCCGGAGACACGATCCTGGTGCGCCCCGGTGAACGGATCGGCGCCGATGGGCGGGTGCTGGACGGGGCCGGCGACGTGGATCAGGCGACCATCACGGGCGAGCCGCTGCCTGTGGCCAAGGAGGCCGGCGACGAGGTGTTCGCCGGCACCCTGAACGGCACCGGCGCCCTGCGTGTGAAGGTGGAGCGGGACCCGTCCGACTCGGTGATCGCCCGGATCGTGGCCATGGTCGAGGAGGCCTCCGAGACCAAGGCGCCCACCCAGCTGTTCATCGAGAAGGTCGAGCAGCGCTACTCCCTGGGCATGGTCGCGGCCACGGTCGCCCTGTTCGCGCTGCCGCTGCTGTTCGGCGCCGCACTGCAACCCACGCTGCTGCGCGCGATGACGTTCATGATCGTCGCTTCTCCGTGTGCCGTCGTGCTCGCCACCATGCCGCCGCTGCTGTCGGCGATCGCCAATGCCGGACGTCACGGCGTGCTGGTGAAGTCGGCCGTGGTCATGGAGCGGCTCGGCCAGGTGGACGCGGTGGCGCTGGACAAGACGGGCACCCTGACCGAGGGCACGCCGAGGGTGACGGACATCCGCCCGCTGGCAGGTTCCGGGCTGAGCGAGGATGAGCTTCTGCGGCTGGCGGCGGCGGTCGAGCACCCCAGCGAACATCCGCTGGCCCGCGCCGTCGTGGATGCCGCCCGCACCCGTGACCTGGACGTTCCCCTGGTGGAGGGTTTCACCTCCGCTCCCGGTACCGGCGTCAGCGCCCTCGTGGCCGGTCGTGCGGTCGCGGTCGGCAGCCCCACCCGTCTGCTGGGGGCCGGCACGCACCGGGCCCTCGCCGTCGCCACCGGCCTGGAGGAGGAGGGCCGCACCGCGGTCCTGGTCACGGCCGACGGCAGTCCGGTGGGGGTGCTGGGCATCGCCGACCGGCTGCGCGAGGAGGCCGCGGCCGCCACCTCGGCGCTGGGGCGTCTGACCGGCAGCGCGCCGGTGCTGGTCACGGGCGACAACCCGCGCGCCGCCACCCGGCTCGCCGACGAGGTCGGGATCACGGACGTGCGTGCCGGACTGCTTCCGCAGGACAAGGTCGCGGCGGTCAAGGCGCTGGCGCAGGCCGGCCGGAAGGTGCTGGTGGTCGGCGACGGCGTCAACGACGCTCCCGCACTGGCCGCCGCCCACACCGGCGTCGCCATGGGCCGCGCCGGATCGGACCTCGCTCTGGAGACGGCCGACGCCGTCGTCGTGCGCGATGAGCTGGCCACCGTCCCGACCGTCATCGCTCTCTCCCGTCAGGCCCGCCGCCTGGTCGTACAGAACCTGGTGATCGCCGCGGTGTTCATCACCGGCCTGGTCGTCTGGGACCTGACCGGTCACCTGCCCCTGCCGCTGGGTGTGGCCGGACACGAGGGCTCCACGGTCATCGTCGGCCTCAACGGCCTGCGGCTGCTCGCCGATGGAGCGTGGAGCCGCGCGCGGGCGCAGCTGCACCAGTGA
- a CDS encoding ArsR/SmtB family transcription factor → MGHGAAPPTGSVPRKHLDAASAAKVATTLQALATPSRLLILARLREGPLPATELAAEVEMEQSACSHQLRLLRNLGLVVGTRKGRSVVYSLYDNHVAELLDQALYHVEHLRLGLSDAPATEDAEPEPVAAPNA, encoded by the coding sequence ATGGGTCATGGAGCCGCACCGCCGACCGGAAGCGTCCCGCGCAAACACCTGGACGCCGCCAGTGCCGCCAAGGTCGCCACCACCCTCCAGGCGCTGGCGACACCCTCGCGGCTGCTGATCCTCGCGCGGCTGCGCGAGGGCCCTCTTCCGGCAACCGAACTGGCGGCGGAAGTCGAGATGGAGCAGTCCGCCTGTTCCCACCAACTGCGCCTGCTGCGCAACCTCGGCCTCGTCGTCGGCACCCGTAAAGGCCGATCGGTGGTGTACTCCCTCTACGACAACCACGTGGCCGAACTCCTCGACCAGGCCCTCTACCACGTCGAACACCTCCGCCTCGGCCTGAGCGACGCCCCCGCCACCGAAGACGCGGAGCCGGAGCCGGTGGCCGCTCCGAACGCCTAG
- a CDS encoding ZIP family metal transporter: MSSANIALLGAIAGFTIYLGLPIGRLRSPTPRLKAGLNAVAIGILVFLVWDVLAHAWEPVDEALGKHEWGSVASKGGTLAVGLTIGLAGLVHYDTWMARRRTAAARPAGPGAATTTEPALKTRSQAGSLALMIATGIGLHNFAEGLAIGNSAAKGELSLAVLLIIGFGLHNATEGFGIVAPLAAEGERPSWLTLLWLGLIGGGPTFLGTLVGQHLVDDTLSIAFLGLAAGSILYVVIELLAVARKAGLKTLTTWCILLGLLLGFATDAIVTAAGA, translated from the coding sequence ATGTCCAGCGCGAACATCGCCCTGCTCGGCGCCATCGCAGGTTTCACCATCTATCTCGGCCTCCCCATCGGCCGCCTGCGTTCGCCGACTCCTCGCCTCAAGGCGGGCCTGAACGCCGTTGCCATCGGCATCCTGGTCTTCCTCGTGTGGGACGTGCTGGCACACGCCTGGGAGCCGGTCGACGAGGCGCTCGGCAAGCACGAGTGGGGCTCGGTCGCCTCCAAGGGCGGCACCCTGGCCGTGGGGCTGACCATCGGGCTGGCCGGGCTCGTGCACTACGACACCTGGATGGCCCGCCGTCGGACCGCCGCCGCACGCCCCGCGGGACCCGGCGCCGCCACCACCACCGAGCCGGCCCTCAAGACCCGCAGCCAGGCGGGCTCGCTCGCGCTGATGATCGCCACCGGTATCGGCCTGCACAACTTCGCCGAGGGCCTGGCGATCGGCAACTCCGCCGCCAAGGGCGAACTCTCCCTCGCCGTCCTGTTGATCATCGGGTTCGGCCTGCACAACGCCACCGAGGGCTTCGGCATCGTCGCCCCGCTCGCCGCCGAGGGCGAACGCCCGTCCTGGCTCACGCTGCTGTGGCTCGGCCTGATAGGCGGCGGCCCCACCTTCCTCGGCACGCTCGTCGGCCAGCACCTGGTCGACGACACCCTCTCGATCGCCTTCCTCGGCCTCGCCGCCGGCTCGATCCTCTACGTGGTCATCGAGCTGCTGGCCGTCGCCCGCAAGGCCGGGCTGAAGACACTCACCACCTGGTGCATCCTGCTCGGCCTGCTGCTCGGCTTCGCCACGGACGCCATCGTCACGGCCGCCGGCGCCTGA
- a CDS encoding ArsI/CadI family heavy metal resistance metalloenzyme, whose protein sequence is MSRAQLALRVSDLEASIAFYSKLFGTEPAKRRVGYANFAIAEPPLKLVLIEGEPGQETRLDHLGVEVESTEQVNAATTRLKDAGLATFEEGDTSCCYALQDKVWVHGPGREPWEVYVVKGDAGTLGKSADPNATGDVCCSSPTGEAAPAATACGCGRRT, encoded by the coding sequence ATGTCCCGTGCTCAGCTCGCCCTGCGCGTCAGCGACCTTGAAGCGTCGATCGCCTTCTACTCAAAGCTCTTCGGCACCGAACCGGCCAAGCGGCGTGTGGGCTACGCCAACTTCGCCATCGCGGAGCCCCCGCTGAAGCTCGTGCTCATCGAAGGTGAGCCCGGACAGGAGACCCGCCTCGATCACCTCGGAGTGGAGGTGGAATCGACAGAGCAGGTGAACGCCGCCACCACCCGGCTCAAGGACGCCGGCCTGGCCACCTTCGAGGAGGGCGACACGTCCTGCTGCTACGCCCTCCAGGACAAGGTCTGGGTGCACGGACCCGGGCGGGAACCGTGGGAGGTCTATGTGGTGAAGGGCGACGCAGGCACCCTCGGCAAGAGCGCCGACCCCAACGCCACCGGTGACGTCTGCTGCAGCAGTCCGACCGGCGAAGCGGCCCCTGCCGCGACCGCTTGCGGCTGCGGCAGGCGGACATGA
- a CDS encoding ArsR/SmtB family transcription factor, translated as MSKQELVVLGQDDQSGACCPGLVAAPVDENQAAELSRMFKALGDPVRLRLLSMIASRAGGEVCVCDLTPAFDLSQPTISHHLKLLRQAGLIDCERRGTWVYYWVLPATLDRLSAFLTTTQTAEGHA; from the coding sequence ATGTCAAAGCAAGAGCTGGTGGTGCTCGGGCAGGACGATCAGTCCGGCGCCTGCTGCCCTGGACTGGTGGCGGCGCCTGTCGACGAGAACCAGGCGGCCGAGCTGTCGAGGATGTTCAAAGCCCTGGGCGACCCGGTTCGGCTGCGACTGCTGTCCATGATCGCCTCGCGGGCGGGCGGTGAGGTCTGCGTGTGCGACCTGACCCCGGCTTTCGACCTGTCCCAGCCGACGATCTCCCACCACCTCAAGCTGCTTCGGCAGGCGGGCCTGATCGACTGCGAGCGTCGCGGCACATGGGTCTACTACTGGGTGCTGCCTGCCACGCTCGACCGGCTTTCAGCGTTCCTGACGACCACGCAGACGGCAGAGGGCCACGCGTGA
- a CDS encoding aquaporin, which yields MSASLGRRALAELVGSAALVAVVVGSGIQATELTQDTGVQLLANSLATVLGLGVLIALLGPVSGAHFNPVVTLAAWFTDRHTGEGPNGRDIAAYLPAQTIGAIGGAILADAMFAKPLVHWSTHDRSAGHLWLGELVATTGLILLVFGLGRTGRAHFTPVAVASYIGAAYWFTSSTSFANPAVTIGRAFTDTFAGIAPASVSPFIAAQSAGAALGLGLLIALFGRTEPVRTTRTPAVDEPELAASTHP from the coding sequence GTGAGCGCCTCCCTGGGGCGGCGGGCCCTCGCTGAGCTTGTCGGTTCGGCGGCCCTGGTCGCGGTGGTGGTCGGCTCCGGGATCCAGGCCACCGAGCTGACCCAGGACACCGGCGTGCAACTGCTGGCCAACTCGCTGGCCACCGTCCTGGGACTCGGCGTACTGATCGCCCTCCTCGGGCCGGTCTCCGGTGCGCACTTCAACCCCGTCGTCACGCTCGCGGCCTGGTTCACCGACCGGCACACCGGCGAAGGACCGAACGGCCGAGACATCGCGGCGTACCTGCCGGCCCAGACCATCGGAGCCATCGGCGGCGCGATCCTCGCTGATGCCATGTTCGCCAAACCGCTCGTGCACTGGTCCACCCACGACCGCTCCGCCGGCCACCTGTGGCTGGGCGAACTCGTGGCAACGACCGGCCTCATCCTGCTGGTCTTCGGCCTCGGCCGCACCGGACGTGCCCACTTCACCCCCGTGGCCGTGGCGTCCTACATCGGGGCGGCGTACTGGTTCACGTCCTCCACGTCGTTCGCCAACCCGGCCGTCACCATCGGCCGCGCCTTCACCGACACGTTCGCCGGCATCGCGCCCGCCTCGGTCAGCCCGTTCATTGCGGCACAGAGTGCCGGTGCCGCGCTCGGCCTGGGCCTGCTGATCGCCCTGTTCGGGCGTACGGAACCGGTGCGCACCACTCGTACCCCTGCCGTGGACGAACCCGAACTCGCCGCATCCACGCACCCCTGA
- a CDS encoding arsenate reductase ArsC — translation MPPPTERPSVLFVCVHNAGRSQMAAAFLTRLAGDRVQVRSAGSAPADTVNPAVVEAMSEAGIDISAEVPKVLTVEAVQASDIVITMGCGDTCPVFPGKRYLDWKLPDPAGQGVDAIRPIRDAIEKHIRGLLDEITPGQA, via the coding sequence ATGCCCCCTCCCACCGAGCGTCCGTCCGTGCTGTTCGTCTGCGTCCACAACGCCGGGCGCTCCCAAATGGCCGCCGCGTTCCTCACCCGTCTCGCGGGCGACCGGGTACAGGTCCGCTCCGCCGGATCCGCACCCGCCGACACGGTCAACCCGGCTGTCGTCGAAGCGATGTCGGAGGCGGGCATCGACATCTCCGCCGAGGTGCCCAAGGTGCTCACGGTCGAAGCCGTCCAGGCCTCGGACATCGTCATCACGATGGGCTGCGGCGACACCTGCCCGGTCTTCCCCGGCAAGCGATACCTCGACTGGAAGCTCCCCGACCCGGCCGGACAGGGAGTCGACGCCATCCGCCCCATCCGCGACGCGATCGAAAAGCACATCCGCGGACTGCTCGACGAGATCACGCCCGGCCAAGCCTGA
- a CDS encoding right-handed parallel beta-helix repeat-containing protein, whose protein sequence is MAIDSGGVVDCRHNPNALQPALANARPGATLRIKGVCFGNFVINTDLKLIGLDGAVLDGHDTGTTVTVNNARVELKSLTIIHGQADSGGGISNNNGSVTLDDSTVRNNNVSQGGGGIDNTNGTVTLIKSTVRNNTANGAFGFGGGINSFNGTVTLDHSKVSNNFANGLGGGIENSHTTLKLDGSTVSNNSSGEVGGIDTFNKSSVTLTDSTVRKNSSTTDSGGILVEHTNGSVTLHNSRVVDNSAGTDGGGIYNQSATTLKGSTVSGNIAGRFGGGIYNGILGGVRGSLTVRDSTVERNTAFQDGGGIYNLGTVTLRDSKVRDNHPNNCAPTPIPGCKQ, encoded by the coding sequence ATGGCCATCGACTCCGGCGGCGTGGTCGACTGCAGACACAACCCCAACGCCTTGCAGCCTGCTCTCGCCAATGCGCGGCCTGGGGCGACGCTGCGCATCAAAGGTGTCTGCTTCGGCAACTTCGTCATCAATACCGACCTGAAATTGATCGGCCTGGACGGTGCCGTCCTCGACGGCCACGACACGGGCACCACAGTGACGGTCAACAACGCCCGTGTAGAGCTGAAGAGCCTGACCATCATCCACGGCCAGGCCGACTCCGGTGGCGGGATCTCGAACAACAACGGCTCGGTGACGCTCGATGACTCGACCGTGCGTAACAACAACGTCAGCCAGGGCGGTGGCGGCATCGACAACACCAACGGCACCGTCACTCTGATCAAGTCGACGGTACGCAACAACACCGCCAATGGTGCTTTCGGCTTCGGAGGCGGCATCAACAGCTTCAACGGCACCGTGACGCTGGACCACTCAAAGGTGAGCAACAACTTCGCGAACGGATTGGGCGGAGGAATCGAGAACAGCCACACGACCCTGAAGCTGGACGGCTCCACGGTGAGCAACAACAGTTCCGGTGAGGTCGGCGGTATCGACACGTTCAACAAAAGCTCCGTGACGCTAACCGATTCCACGGTGCGGAAGAACTCATCGACGACCGACTCCGGGGGCATTCTCGTCGAACACACCAATGGTTCGGTGACACTGCACAATTCCCGCGTCGTCGACAACAGCGCGGGTACCGACGGCGGCGGAATCTACAACCAGAGCGCAACCACACTCAAAGGTTCCACGGTGAGTGGGAACATCGCCGGGCGTTTCGGCGGCGGAATCTACAACGGAATCCTCGGCGGTGTTCGCGGAAGCCTGACCGTGCGTGATTCCACTGTGGAGCGCAACACTGCCTTCCAGGACGGGGGAGGCATCTACAACCTGGGAACCGTAACGTTGCGCGACTCCAAGGTGCGGGACAACCACCCGAACAACTGCGCCCCCACGCCGATCCCTGGCTGCAAGCAGTAG
- a CDS encoding DUF4360 domain-containing protein has translation MVLRVLAAAGVATSLFGSSAFGASAAPPPPPDRIVIDSVAADGTGCPPGTASVAISPDNTTFSVTYSNYLAQVGPGSAPTDSRKNCQLNLRVHVPGGLTYAIVSADYSGFASLAPGASGTQRASYHFEGNATTTKTHHFKGGFTNNWRTTDTVPVAALVFAPCGQERDLDINTELQVDPGTSSPSATSFMEMDSTNGTIKTVYHVALKRCQ, from the coding sequence ATGGTGCTCCGCGTGCTGGCGGCGGCTGGTGTCGCCACATCATTGTTCGGCTCGTCGGCCTTCGGTGCCAGCGCGGCTCCGCCCCCGCCGCCGGACCGGATCGTCATCGACAGTGTGGCGGCCGACGGTACCGGCTGCCCGCCGGGGACGGCCTCCGTGGCCATCTCCCCTGACAACACCACCTTCAGCGTTACCTATAGTAACTACCTCGCCCAGGTGGGGCCCGGCTCGGCGCCGACCGACTCCCGCAAGAACTGTCAGCTCAACCTGCGCGTGCACGTCCCCGGTGGCCTCACTTACGCGATCGTGTCCGCCGACTACAGCGGCTTCGCGTCACTGGCGCCGGGTGCGTCCGGGACCCAGCGGGCCAGCTACCACTTCGAGGGCAACGCCACCACCACCAAGACTCATCACTTCAAGGGCGGGTTCACCAACAACTGGCGGACGACCGACACCGTGCCCGTCGCCGCCCTGGTCTTCGCCCCCTGCGGGCAGGAGCGCGACCTCGACATCAACACCGAACTACAGGTCGACCCCGGCACCTCAAGCCCGAGCGCCACCAGCTTCATGGAGATGGACTCGACGAACGGCACGATCAAAACCGTGTACCACGTAGCCTTGAAGCGGTGTCAGTGA